GCAACATCGTCGACGAATATCTCAAACGTCGTGGCTGGAAAGAAAATGCCCAGGCAAAGACCTATATGAAGGCGCTGCGCACTTCCGTCATGAGCCTTTACGAAGTCGGTGAGATCGTGCCGGGCAAGTCGCTCGTCGCGCGCGATCTTGTTCGCGGTGGCGACCCGATCGCGGTCAGCGAGGGAACGGCCACCAGAACGCTCAAGCAGTGGGACCGGATCGCCGCCCGCATCTTGCCTCTCTTGGGCAAAAATGTATTCGCTGGAGGCCTTTTGCCGTTCACGCCGCAGGCCACCGATGCGCTGTTCGATGGCCTGCGGCAGATGTTCGGCAAAAAGAATGCGAAGAAGCTGCCGGACATCAAGGACGAGGAGCTTCAGGCGGCGGCCTCCATGTTCACACTTTCATGGTTATTCGATACGCTTGAGCGCGCCATGGGGCTGCCCTCGATGCAGAACGCGGATGGTGATGAGCTCGTATTCCACGACGTCAGGTTTTCGCTCGCTTCCGGAGTTACCCGGAAGGATATTGCCGCACGGGTGAGCAACATTGCCGGCATGTCGCGGGAGAACGCAAATTTCTGGAACTGGCTTGAGCAAAAGCCGAAGCATGGCGTCCAAAAGCGCAGTGCCTCGTCCTTTGACATCACAACGGACAACGGCGCCCGGGTGCTGGGAAATGTTGAATTGAAAGGGAAATTCCTGCATTTGGCGACCAACTCGGCAGAGCGCGCGCAAGATGGAACGACGTTGATCCAGCAGGCGCTGGGTGATCTCGTCCGTACACCTCTTACAGAAATCCGCACTGTCGAACAGATGATGGCCCAGCGACCGGCCCGCGAAAGGGAAGATTCCGCATCTGAAATCCCGGCCGAAATTGCCGAGCAGGTCGTTCACCAGTTCATGGACCGGCAATATCGTGAAACTCTCGATCAGCCGGTCGGCATGCTCGGCAACAAGACGCCGCGTCAGGCCGCAAAATCAGCCGCCGGCCGAAAGATGGTTGCCGAATGGCTCAAATATCTCGAAAACCAGTCTTCACGGCGGCCCGACCCAGTAGATCCCACGGCAACATACAGTTTTGAGTGGATGTGGCGCGAACTGAACGTTCTCGATCTCCGCCACTAGCCGTTATAGTATATCGGTGTCCCAATAATGTACTATGGAGGAAAATCCCCACAAATGATGATGTTTGCCGTCGTTTCCGATATCGGCGCGAGATCGCCATATAGCCGACGATTTCATGTGTCAAAAAATATAGAGCTGATTAACAGCTTCGAAGCTTTCTGTTATGTAACCTCAAACAGGACATGGCGGGGAGAAATTGTCGTGAGTCAATCGGCTGCAATATTAAAGCAAGATAATAGCCAGCCGGAGAAAATCGCCACAACCATAGGCGATAGGCTTTCGCAGGAGCTTGTCATAGCATTGGTAGGTCCGGTGGCGTCGGGCGTCTCCACAACAGCAAAGTTTCTAGCGGATTTGCTTTCCCAGAAATACGGATACGACGTTGGTTCTGTTGCAAATTTTTGTTGAACTGAAGCAAGAAGAGATGGCGGGCGGTGCTTATGCGGCGGCGAGGATATCGAACTGCTCGGCCAATGACGGATTTGGGTTGAAGGCGAACCTCGCCTGTCGTTTGCGCATCATGTGAAGCATTTCGATGCCGTCGAGGATGATGCTTGCGGCTGCGGGAGATTTGAAGCCGAGCATCGGCCGAACACGGCGCTTGATCCGCCGATGGTCCTGCTCGATCCGGTTGTTCAAGTATTGGCTTTGGCGGATTCGGATCGGCTTCGGTCGGCGCCTGCAGCGATCCTGCAATCGATGTGTCGTATCGCAGGAAACGATCGCCTCCTGGTTGGTCTGGCTACCATCGATGACGACACGATCGGGACGCCCATGGCGCTCCAGCGCTTTCCTGAAGAAACGCTTGGCCGCCGGCAAATCCCGATGTTCGCTGAAATAGAATTCGACCGTGTCGCCGACGCTGTCGATAGCGCGGTAGAGATACATCCACTGCCCTCGGACCTTGATGTAGGTTTCATCAACATGCCATTTGCCGGTCGCTGCGCGCTTGCGCCGGTTGAAGCGCTCCAGCAGCAAGGGCGAGAAGTGAACAACCCAGCGATGGATCGTCGAATGATCAACGCTAATGCCACGCTCGGCCATCATCTCCTTCAAATCGCGCAGGCTCAGTCCATATGCCAGATACCAGCGAACGCACACCAGGATGACCGATCGGTCGAAATGCCGGCCTCTGAACATCACAAACCTCCTAAAAAAATGTCGGAGGTCACTTGCCAGACAACCCGTAACGAAAAAGTTTGCAACAGAACCCCTGGCTGACGTCGCAAGAGCGACTTTCGGTGCTGAGCCGGATGGATAAGAACCTCGGCGGCATCCGTTTCGTGCGCGCTTTTGCTGCGCAGCGGCATGAGCCGGAAAAGTTCGACCGGCAGGGATTATCAGATCCCATGGGCGGGTGGATAGGGATGTGCTCTCAGGCAGAGGAGTGGAGTTGTTCCACCAACTCTCTCTAGAAACGACGGAGGCGGTCGCCCACCCGGTTCCCACAGAACGTGGCGTACGGAGCTACCGCACCACGCTCTTCGGCCGTTGCTTCACAGCACGAGGGCCCGCAGCCCCCTGTATCGGAGCAGCAGTTGTCGGATGCAGTGGCGAGGTCCGTTCTACTGAT
This is a stretch of genomic DNA from Mesorhizobium sp. L-2-11. It encodes these proteins:
- a CDS encoding IS6 family transposase, yielding MFRGRHFDRSVILVCVRWYLAYGLSLRDLKEMMAERGISVDHSTIHRWVVHFSPLLLERFNRRKRAATGKWHVDETYIKVRGQWMYLYRAIDSVGDTVEFYFSEHRDLPAAKRFFRKALERHGRPDRVVIDGSQTNQEAIVSCDTTHRLQDRCRRRPKPIRIRQSQYLNNRIEQDHRRIKRRVRPMLGFKSPAAASIILDGIEMLHMMRKRQARFAFNPNPSLAEQFDILAAA